Part of the Streptomyces antimycoticus genome, TGACAAAATCGCGGTGTGCGGCGGCCCGGCTCGGGCGCGCCGCCTCCCGCGCCGTCCGCTTCCTGACAAGCCCCCCGCCACGCTCTCAAGGCCCCCGCCGCCGCTCGTCAAGGCGTCCCGTCACGGTGCCCTGCCGCGTCTCGTCGAGGCGCCCCGCTACGCCTCGTGGAGGGCCGTCTTCGCGGCCTCGACGAAGTCCGTGAGGGCCTGCCAGAACGGGCGGAAGGCGTCGTGGAAGCGCTGCGGCGCCTCCGGCTCGCCGGAGCGCATCGCGCCCAGGGCGCGGTGGAACGGGCCGGTGGCCTTCTGCAGCGCGTTCGCGGCGGTGGCCGCGGCGGCCGGGCCCTCCAGCTCGACCACGCGCACACAGCGGCGCAGCTTGCCGTACTCGTCGCGTTCGCGCTCGGCGAGTTCGTCCAGCTCGTCCAACTCATCCCGGAGGGCGGGGCGGCGCCCCGCCTCGGCGGCTCGCTGGACGGCGGCGATCTCCCAGTACAACTCGCCGATGCTGTGGGTCTGTTCGATCAGATCGAGATACGCGCTGCGCCTGCTGTCGCGCAGCCGCTCCGCGCGCTGGGCGAGCACCGCGGTGTCCGCCTGGATCCGGGCGGCCCGGGTGTTGCCGCGGCTGGTGACCCAGCTGGCCAGGACGGCGGTGCCGCCGGTGAGGGCCGCGATCCAGAAGGTGCTGTCAGCCATGGACCCCCATCCCGTCCTCAACTCCCCGATCTCCGGCCATCTGCCGCCCCTTGGTCATCATGGGCCACCGCGGCTATCCCCGATGGTAGGAAGATACGGAAGGCGTAACGGTTCAGCGGTATGTGCCAGAGATATGTTCCGGAGCATGAGCGCATCCGGGCTCCTGCCCGCCAGGACCGAACTGCGGCCCGTGGTCTCCGAGTTGAGGCTGTCGGCCTTCAAGACCCACCGCCGCGCCGCCTTCTCGCTGGGCCCGCTGACCCTGATTTCCGGTCCGAGCGGCAGCGGTAAGTCCGGGGTGCTGGAGGCGTACGCGGCGCTCGCGCGGCTCGCGGGCGGCGCCCGGCTCGCGGAGGTGTTCCGTGACCCGGCCGCGTACATCCCGCGCCGGGCGCGGCCGGACCGGCAGGGGCGGCGCGGGTTCCGCATCGGCTGCACCGTGGACGGCCCGGTCGGGCCCGTACAGCTCGACGTCGCCGTGCAGGCCGAGCCCGAACTGCGCATCGTGGGCGAGCGGATGACGGGGGCGGGGGAGACGCTGCTGGAGACGGCGCTGCGCGACCCGGGGCGGCGCTGTGTGCAGGCCGCCTGGCATACGGCGGGAGCGGTCGCGGTGACCCGCGCCCCGCTGCCCGACGACCGGTTGGCGACCTCGCTGCTGCCGCTGCGGGTCGCGGGCACGACGGAGGGGCAGCGGCTCGCGCTGGCCGCCGCCGAGCAGGTGGTCATCGCGCTGCGCTCGGTCTTCCCCTGCGACCCGCGGCCGGAGCGGATGCGCGCGCCGGCGGTGCCGAGGGACGGGCGGCTGCGCGGCTGCTGCGAGAACCTGGCGGCGGTGCTGCGGCGGACCAGCCGGGAGTGCGGCACGCGCCATGCGGCGCTGGTCGCGGCGGTCCGCGCGGGGTGCGTCGGGCCGGTGGAGGGCCTGGTCACCGAGGGGCACGCGGACGGGGTGGTGCGGGCCCTGGTCGAGCAGGGGGAGCTCGGCGCGATGCCCGTGGAGCGGCTGGGCGACGGCGAGTTGCGGTATCTCGCGCTCGCGCTCGTGCTGCTGACCGGGCCCGGTGTGCTGGCCGTGGACCCGGCGGCCGATGTGCTCCCCGCGCGGCAGGTGCTGACCGTGCTGGCCGACGGTTTCGACCGGTGTCTGGACCGTCGGCAGGCGCGGGAGCTCCTGGGGGTGGCGGCCCGGATGTGCGCACGGGGGCACATCCGGCTCGTGGGGACGGTGGGGGACGTGACGGGGGCGGTCGGGGACGCCCCCGTCACGGTGGTAGACCTGGGGCGTGAGCGAGTCCTATGAGAGCGAGCGACGAGCAGGCGGCCGGACCGGCGGCCGAACCGACGGCCTGGATGTGGCGGCGCTGCAGCGCAGGCTGGCCGCCTTCGCGGCGGCGCGCGACTGGCAGCAGTACCACACCCCCAAGAACCTCGCGGCGGCGCTGAGCGTCGAGGCGTCGGAGCTGGTGGAGATCTTCCAGTGGCTGACGCCGGAGCAGTCGGCACGGGTGATGGAGGACGAGGGCAAGGCGGCCCGGGTCGAGGACGAGGTCGCCGATGTACTGGCGTATCTGCTCCAGTTCTGCGAGGTGCTGGGGATCGACGCGCTCGCGGCGCTCTCGGCGAAGATCGACCGGAACGAGGGGCGGTTTCCGGTGAACGGAGGGCGCTGATCGCGAACGGGGACTGATCGCAGACGGGCGCTGACCGCGAACGGGTGCTTTGGTGGTGAATGGGGGGTCTGGCAGTGAACGGGGGACTATGGCGGTGAACGGGCGCTCTGGCGGTGAACCGTGATCTCGGATGGCCCGCAGGCCCTTCAACCCTCCTCTTCGTCACTCTCCGTAGTGAAAAAGTTATCCACACCGCAACTGTTGTCAACAGATTCCTGAATTCCCCTAGCTTTTCGGCCTGTTAGTTATCACTCTGGGTAGTGGAGGAGTGACGGGCTCGGAAGTCCGTTGAGAGGGGTGCGGGGAATGGACGCGATGCGGCTGATCGGTGTCACCCGGCACGCCCTGGCGAAGGCCGGGGGCGTGCACGACATCGTGGCCGAAGCCTGGCAGGTTCAAGCGCTGGCCGAGGCGGTCGGCGGTTATTTCGTGGTGAGTGGCCCGGCGGCCGCGCGAGCGGAGGCGCGCGGTCTGTGCGAGGCGGGCGGGCGGGCGCGTGGCGCCCTGTTCCACCCGGCGCTGCACCACCCCACGCTGCGCGGCGGCGGTTTACGGGCCGCACAGCTCTCGGAGGTGCGCGATCCGAGAGAGGTGCTGCTGGCGCTGGGAGATCTGCTCGCGGAGGCGGGGTTCGCGCTGGTCGGCGTCGCCTCCAATACGGAGGAGGAGGCGCTGTACTGGCAGTGCGTGGAGGCGATCGACGCGGCGGACGAGGCCCGGGACCGGGTGCACGGGATGCTCCGGCATCTCACGTTCCGCGAGTGGGGCGGGGAGTGGGGTGGTGCCGCATGAAGAGGCAGGATGGGGGCCATGGATCTTCGCATCTTCACCGAGCCCCAGCAGGGGGCGACCTACGACACTCTGCTCACCGTCGCCAAGGCCACCGAGGACCTTGGATTCGACGCCTTTTTCCGGTCCGACCACTATCTGCGCATGGGAAGCGGGGACGGCCTCCCGGGCCCCTCCGACGCCTGGATCACCCTGGCCGGGCTGGCCCGCGAGACCCGGCGGATCCGGCTGGGCACGCTGATGACCGCCGCCACCTTCCGGCTGCCCGGTGTGCTGGCGATCCAGGTCGCGCAGGTCGACCAGATGTCGGGTGGACGAGTCGAGCTGGGTCTGGGCGCGGGCTGGTTCGAGGAGGAGCACCGGGCCTATGGCATCCCCTTCCCCAAGGAGAAGTTCGCCCGGCTGGAGGAGCAGCTGGCCATCGTCACCGGGCTGTGGCAGACCCCGGTCGGCGAGACCTTCGGCTATGACGGTGCCCACTACCAGCTGGTGGACTCCCCGGCGCTGCCCAAGCCCGCCCAGAGCAAGGTGCCGGTGCTGATCGGCGGCCAGGGGGCGACCCGCACGCCGCGGCTGGCCGCCCAGTACGCGGATGAGTTCAATATGCCGTTCGCCTCGGTCGAGGACAGCGAGCGCCAGTTCGGCCGGGTGCGGGACGCGGCCGAGGCCGCCGGCCGCAAGGGCGACGACCTGGTGTACTCCAACGCGCTCGTGGCGTGTGTGGGCAAGGACGACGCCGAGGTCGCCCGGCGGGCCGCGGTGATCGGCCGGGAGGTCGAGGAGCTGAAGGAGAACGGCTTGGCGGGCTCCCCGGCCGAGGTCGTCGACAAGATCGGCCGCTATGCGCAGGCGGGCGCCTCCCGGATGTACCTCCAGATGCTGGACCTCCAGGACCTCGACCACCTGGAGCTGATTTCCTCGCAGGTCCAGGACCAGCTGGGCTGAGCGAACCACCAGGAGTACCCGTGATGTCCGTATCCCGCACGCCCTTGGCCACCGCATTGGAGCGCGGACCGCTCGTCCTCGACGGCGGGCTGTCCAACCAGCTGGAGGCACAGGGCTGCGATCTCTCCGACGAGCTGTGGTCGGCCCGGCTGCTGGCCGATGACCCGGGGCAGATCGAGGCGGCCCACACCGCCTACGCACGGGCGGGCGCACGGGTGCTCATCACCAGCAGCTATCAGGCCACCTACGAGGGCTTCGCCCACCGGGGCGTGGGCCACGAGGAGGCCACGGCGCTGCTGAGGCGCAGTGTCGAGCTGGCGCGCACGGGGGCCGAGCGGGCGGCCGCCGAGCGCGCGACGGCCCGTGACCAGGCCGCGGGTGACCAGGCCGCGGGTGGCGACCGGGCCGCGGACGACCAGGCCGCGGGGCAGGTGTGGGTCGCCGCCTCGGTCGGGCCCTACGGGGCGATGCTGGCGGACGGCAGCGAGTACCGCGGGCGGTACGGACTGAGCGTGGCCGAGCTGGCGCGGTTCCACCGGCCGAGGATCGAGGCGCTGTCCGCGGCCGGGCCCGATGCGCTGGCACTGGAGACGGTGCCGGACGCCGATGAGGCCGCGGCGCTGCTGAGCGCCGTCGAGGGATGCGGGGTGCCGGTATGGCTCTCCTACAGCATCGCGGGGGAGACCACCCGGGCCGGGCAGCCCCTGAGGGATGCGTTCGCCCTGGCCGCGGGGGTCGACCAGGTGATCGCGGTCGGTGTCAACTGCTGTGAGCCGAGCGACGCGGACCGGGCCGTGGAGATCGCGGCCGACATCACCGGCAAGCCGGTGGTGGTCTATCCGAACAGCGGAGAGGAGTGGGATGCCACGGCACGGAGCTGGCGCGGCCGGGCGACCTTCGACCCGGGGCGGGTGACGGCATGGCGGGACGCGGGGGCGCGGCTCATCGGCGGCTGCTGCCGGGTGGGGCCGGAGCGGATCGCGGAGCTGGCCGCCGTGGTGAGAAACCATTAGGTGAGGAAGGGGCACCGGGCGATACTCGGACGGGTGTTCTTGACGATAACCACCACCGGCACCGCCGAGCGCCCCGCGACCGACCTCGGGTTTCTGCTGCACAAGCACCCCGACAAGGCGCAGCGGTTCTCGACCTCCTACGGCACCACGCATGTCCTCTATCCCGAGGCGACCGCCGAACGCTGCACCGTGGCGCTGCTGTTGGAAGTGGATCCCGTGGCGTTGGTGCGGCGGGGCCGCGGCAAGGGCCGGGGCGGCGCCCCCGACTCGGCGCTCGCGCAGTACGTCAACGACCGCCCGTACGCCGCCTCCTCACTGCTGGCCGTCGCGCTGAGCGCCGTCTTCTCCAGTGCGCTCAGGGGCCAGTGCAAGGCCCGGCCCGAGCTGCCGGAGCGGGCGCTGCCGCTGCGGATCGAGGTGCCCGCGCTGCCCGCCCGCGGCGGCGCCGCCCTGGTCGAGCGGCTCTTCGCGCCGCTGGGCTGGGCGGTGACGGCCGAGCCGGTGGCGCTGGACGAGGAGTTCCCGCGCTGGGGCGACTCGCGGTATGTACGGCTGGTGCTGGAGGGCGAGCTGCGGCTGGCGGACGCTTTGCGCCATCTGTATGTGCTGCTGCCCGTGCTCGACGACGCCAAGCACTACTGGGTCGCCCCGGACGAGGTGGACAAGCTGCTGCGCTCCGGTGAGGGCTGGCTGGAGCGCCACCCCGAGCAGCGGCTGATCACTAACCGCTATCTGGCCCGGCGCTGGTCGCTGACGCGCAGCGCGCTGGAGCGGCTGGAGCTGGCGCGGCTCGCCGAGGCCGACGACACCGAGGCGGAGGAGATCGACAACGCCATCGACAACGCCATCGACAACGCCGTCGACAGCGCCGTCGGCGAACCGGCGGCCGAGCCGCTGGAGGAGGACGACGGCGAAGAGGGTTCCGAGCAGCGGCCGGTGCCGCTGGCGGTACGGCGGCGGGAGGCGATACTCGACGCCCTGCGCGGGGCCGGGGCGGCCAGGGTGCTCGATCTGGGCTGTGGTCAGGGCCAGTTGCTGGGCGCGCTGCTGAAGGAGGCGCGGTTCACCGAGATCGTGGGCGTCGATGTGTCGATGCGCGCGCTCAACGAGGCGGCACGGAGGCTGCGGCTGGACCGTCCGGGGCCGGACCGCTCGGGGTTGGGCACCGGCTCGGCCGAGCGGCAGTCGTCGGCCCGGCTGAAGCTGACCCAGGGCGCGCTCACCTACACCGACTCCCGGCTCGCCGGATATGACGCGGCGGTGCTCAGCGAGGTGATCGAGCATGTGGATCCGCCCCGGCTGCCCGCCCTGGAGCATGCGGTGTTCGGCGCCGCACGGCCCAAGGCCGTCGTGGTGACCACGCCCAATGTGGAGTACAACGTGCGCTGGGAGACCCTGCCCGCCGGGCGGATGCGCCACGGCGACCACCGCTTCGAGTGGACCCGCGAGGAGTTCCGGGCCTGGGCGGAGCAGGTCGCCGAACGGCACGGCTACGCGGTGGAGTTCCGCCCCGTCGGCCCCGAGGACCCCGAGGTCGGCCCGCCCACCCAGCTCGCGCTCTTCCACCTGGCCGCCGAGAGCGGCGACGACGGCACGGACAGCCGGAGCGGCGACACCACCGCGATCACGACGAAGGAGGCAGCAGCATGACCGAGGAGAAGCGCCCGATCGGCGTGCCCGACCTGTCCCTCGTAGTGCTCGTCGGCACCACCGGATCCGGCAAGTCCACCTTCGCCCGCCACCACTTCCTGCCCACCCAGATCGTCTCCTCCGACGTCTGCCGGGGGCTGGTCGCCGACGACGAGAACGACCAGAGCGCCACCCCCGACGCCTTCGACGTGCTGCACTACATCGTGGGCAAGCGGCTGGCCGCCGGGCGGCTGACCGTCGTCGACGCCACCAACGTCCGCAGCGAGTCCCGCCGCAGCCTGATCGCGCTCGCCCGCGAGCATGACGTCCTGCCCGTGGCGATCGTCCTCGACGTCCCCGAGGGCGAGTGCGCCCGGCGCAACGCCCAGCGGCCCGACCGCGCCGGGATGCCCGACCATGTCATCCCCCGACAGCGCCGTGAGCTGCGCCGCTCCCTGAAGTCCCTGGAGCGCGAGGGGTTCCGCAAGGTGCATATCCTGCGCGGTGTCGAGGAGGTCGAGGCCGCGGAGGTCGTCACCGAGCGCCGTTACAACGATCTGCGCCACCTCCCCGGCCCGTTCGACATCATCGGCGACATCCACGGCTGCCGCTCCGAGCTGGAGACCTTGCTGGGCAAGCTGGGCTACGCCGTGCGCCGCGACGAGTCCGGCCGCCCGGTCGACGCCGCCCACCCGAGGGCCGTACGGCGGTCTTCGTCGGCGACCTCGTCGACCGCGGCCCCGACAGCCCCGGGGTGCTGCGGCTGGTGATGGGCATGGTCGCCTCCGGC contains:
- the mmuM gene encoding homocysteine S-methyltransferase; the encoded protein is MSVSRTPLATALERGPLVLDGGLSNQLEAQGCDLSDELWSARLLADDPGQIEAAHTAYARAGARVLITSSYQATYEGFAHRGVGHEEATALLRRSVELARTGAERAAAERATARDQAAGDQAAGGDRAADDQAAGQVWVAASVGPYGAMLADGSEYRGRYGLSVAELARFHRPRIEALSAAGPDALALETVPDADEAAALLSAVEGCGVPVWLSYSIAGETTRAGQPLRDAFALAAGVDQVIAVGVNCCEPSDADRAVEIAADITGKPVVVYPNSGEEWDATARSWRGRATFDPGRVTAWRDAGARLIGGCCRVGPERIAELAAVVRNH
- a CDS encoding 3' terminal RNA ribose 2'-O-methyltransferase Hen1, whose protein sequence is MFLTITTTGTAERPATDLGFLLHKHPDKAQRFSTSYGTTHVLYPEATAERCTVALLLEVDPVALVRRGRGKGRGGAPDSALAQYVNDRPYAASSLLAVALSAVFSSALRGQCKARPELPERALPLRIEVPALPARGGAALVERLFAPLGWAVTAEPVALDEEFPRWGDSRYVRLVLEGELRLADALRHLYVLLPVLDDAKHYWVAPDEVDKLLRSGEGWLERHPEQRLITNRYLARRWSLTRSALERLELARLAEADDTEAEEIDNAIDNAIDNAVDSAVGEPAAEPLEEDDGEEGSEQRPVPLAVRRREAILDALRGAGAARVLDLGCGQGQLLGALLKEARFTEIVGVDVSMRALNEAARRLRLDRPGPDRSGLGTGSAERQSSARLKLTQGALTYTDSRLAGYDAAVLSEVIEHVDPPRLPALEHAVFGAARPKAVVVTTPNVEYNVRWETLPAGRMRHGDHRFEWTREEFRAWAEQVAERHGYAVEFRPVGPEDPEVGPPTQLALFHLAAESGDDGTDSRSGDTTAITTKEAAA
- a CDS encoding nucleotide pyrophosphohydrolase; this translates as MDVAALQRRLAAFAAARDWQQYHTPKNLAAALSVEASELVEIFQWLTPEQSARVMEDEGKAARVEDEVADVLAYLLQFCEVLGIDALAALSAKIDRNEGRFPVNGGR
- a CDS encoding LLM class F420-dependent oxidoreductase, with translation MDLRIFTEPQQGATYDTLLTVAKATEDLGFDAFFRSDHYLRMGSGDGLPGPSDAWITLAGLARETRRIRLGTLMTAATFRLPGVLAIQVAQVDQMSGGRVELGLGAGWFEEEHRAYGIPFPKEKFARLEEQLAIVTGLWQTPVGETFGYDGAHYQLVDSPALPKPAQSKVPVLIGGQGATRTPRLAAQYADEFNMPFASVEDSERQFGRVRDAAEAAGRKGDDLVYSNALVACVGKDDAEVARRAAVIGREVEELKENGLAGSPAEVVDKIGRYAQAGASRMYLQMLDLQDLDHLELISSQVQDQLG
- a CDS encoding DUF6099 family protein, translated to MDAMRLIGVTRHALAKAGGVHDIVAEAWQVQALAEAVGGYFVVSGPAAARAEARGLCEAGGRARGALFHPALHHPTLRGGGLRAAQLSEVRDPREVLLALGDLLAEAGFALVGVASNTEEEALYWQCVEAIDAADEARDRVHGMLRHLTFREWGGEWGGAA